Part of the Candidatus Zixiibacteriota bacterium genome, CGGATACGTCGGAATTGTCCCGTAGGCTGGTTGCCAGTTCGACGATACTGCGCTCAGCCATCCCGTATAGCAGGTAATCCGCTTTGGCGTCAAAAAGGATGGAACGACGGACACGATCTGACCAGTAATCGTAATGCGAGACACGACGAAGGCTGGCTTCGATCCCGCCGAGGACAATCGGGGGACTGTTCTTAAAGTGACGCCGGATCAGGTTGCTGTAAACGATAGCCGCCCGATCGGGACGATGAATGTTCTGCCCACCGGCGGTGAAATCGTCGGTCCGTCTTTTTTTCTTCAACGCTGTATAATTGGCTACCATCGAATCGATACAACCACCGCTCACTCCCCAGAAAAGACGCGGCTTGCCAAGACGAGTGATGTCGCGATCCGTACTGATGTTGGGCTGGCCGATAACACCCACTTTGAAACCGGCGTCGAGGAGCACTTTCCCGATTACCGCTATGCCCACATACGGACTGTCAATATAACTGTCGCCAGTCACCAGGATTATGTCGAGTTGTTTCCAGTCGAGCCGGCGTAGTTCAGCAGATGTTGAGGGTAGAAACATGACGCATGATGCTCGCTTGAGTCACCAGTGTCAAGTGTTGACGGGTTGAAGGTTAGTGACGTTCGAGATTATCTGTCCGTTTTCCCAGTCAGGAGCTTCCCCATGCTCACCCGTTCCTCGACGTGGTAGCCAAGTCGGTGATAGAACGCTACTACCTCGCTGTTGGATGCCAGGACCTGAAGGTTGAGTTTCGGGCATCCGATACAAGCCAACTCACTCTCGACACGGGTCATCAGCATCGCCCCAATCCCCCTGCGACGACACTCGGGATCGACCGCAACCGAATATACCCATCCTCGATGGCCGTCGTATCCGGCCAAGGCCGTCCCCACTAAGCGTTCCTCAATGGTTGCTACAAAGAACAGCTCTCGCTGTATTTCCTGCTTACGAGCAATTGCTGTTTGTGGGTCGTTGTGAGGAGCCGGGTCGGGGAATGCCACATTCCACAGCGCGACTACAGCCTCCTCATCAGACAACTCATACGGCCGTACCGCCAGAGCGGAGATATTGGTATTCACTGTTTGTCCTCAGAGGTGGGAGCATGCAACTGGTCCAGTAAATCAAATCCATCCCATTCTCCCCATCGTTCGGTGATTATCCCATCGACAATTCGCAAAATCTCAATTCCACGAAACGTAATCCGTTTACCTGTCGGAGCCACACCCAGAAATTCTCCCTGATGCGTCCCTTCCGCCGTCCAGCGTATCGTTACCTCACTTTGCTCGGCATCAATGACCAGATGATCGTCGGTCGGATGGAAATCCGGAAAAGCAGTAAAAAACTTCCTGATCCCTTCCTTGAATCCATTGTTGGAAGTATCTCGTCCGGCAGCACTGTGATCAACGAAGTCAGCCGCATGAAGGCGATCAACTGCAGATGTATTACCCGCTGTCCACAATTCCCGCATCCATTCGATGGCTACTTGCTCCAATTGTTTGCGCATACTCATAATACTTCAGGCTTGCCTGTGAACCATCCATACATTCGGCTCTACGTAGATACCTGTGTCGGCGTTGCGATCTATTTCGACCGGCACTAGTGCTCCGGGAATGATGTATCGACCGCTCTCAGGAAGCGGCATCTCTGTCCACTGCTCCCATTGTGTGATCGAACCACTAATGTGCATTGCCTGAGGACAGACATTTATGATTTCTGCCCCCATCCTGAAATGAACTCGCAACCACGGATCAAACGGCAGCCCGTGGCTGTTTTCCCATTTGATATAATTGTTCATCGAGGTGAGGGGATAGCGGCTCTTGAAGTTGGGACGAACAGGCGCGATAAGTCTTTTGAGACCATTGTCAGAACCGATCTTCTTCATAATCTCGATTATTTGTGAACTGAGCTTCTTACCTCGATGCGACCCCGCTACCATAATTTGCAATGCGCACAGAGTGTGGGGCTGCCTTCCGTTGGCCAAATCATCGACTCCCTGAGCAAGCGCCCAATCCCAGCCTTTGTCAGGCAGTTGAGAAGGGTCACCATCCCACGCGAGAGGGATACAATTGCCAGCCGCAATGACCTTTTGAGTATCCTGATCAAGCAACGAGAATTGATACTCAGGAAACCTATGAAATAGGTCATTCCAGTGAAGCCC contains:
- a CDS encoding GNAT family acetyltransferase; this encodes MNTNISALAVRPYELSDEEAVVALWNVAFPDPAPHNDPQTAIARKQEIQRELFFVATIEERLVGTALAGYDGHRGWVYSVAVDPECRRRGIGAMLMTRVESELACIGCPKLNLQVLASNSEVVAFYHRLGYHVEERVSMGKLLTGKTDR
- a CDS encoding ester cyclase, whose product is MSMRKQLEQVAIEWMRELWTAGNTSAVDRLHAADFVDHSAAGRDTSNNGFKEGIRKFFTAFPDFHPTDDHLVIDAEQSEVTIRWTAEGTHQGEFLGVAPTGKRITFRGIEILRIVDGIITERWGEWDGFDLLDQLHAPTSEDKQ
- a CDS encoding GNAT family N-acetyltransferase, which gives rise to MIDPNYTLVTAVDCSDLLAINNPLVVESWPEFMLHDAVAGLHWNDLFHRFPEYQFSLLDQDTQKVIAAGNCIPLAWDGDPSQLPDKGWDWALAQGVDDLANGRQPHTLCALQIMVAGSHRGKKLSSQIIEIMKKIGSDNGLKRLIAPVRPNFKSRYPLTSMNNYIKWENSHGLPFDPWLRVHFRMGAEIINVCPQAMHISGSITQWEQWTEMPLPESGRYIIPGALVPVEIDRNADTGIYVEPNVWMVHRQA